The DNA region TCACTCAGGTTATCAAAGTCACTGGTCGCCCTTGTGACAAGAGCACCAGATAGGTTTCGATCGTGAAAGCTGGCCGAAAGCCTCATGATGTGACGAACAAGGTAAGATCGCATGTTACGGATCATACGGTGAACCGCGAGAGCGGTATACATGGTTTGGCCGGCTCGGGTAAAGTACTCGAAGACGATCAGCCCGAGTCCAAGGCCAGCCCCTAACCAGATATTACTTTCGTTTTTTGCGACGATGCCATTGTCGATCGTCCATTTTATCAGCAAGGGCATCGTCGATTGAGCAGCCGAGATCAAAGGAATCAGGCAGGCGGCAATGATAAGATAGCGTTTGTTTTCCCTTAAAAATGGCCAGAGTCGTTTAAGACCTTTGATATCATTGATAAGCTTTTGAAAGCTATTAGTTTTAGGATTCATGGGTATCCTCTTTTATGTGGGGATGCTTTGCGGCCAAGAAATCAAAGTCTCCTTGATCTATGATACGGCCACGATCAAGAAGTAAAACCCGATCACAGGAACGCAGGACACTGGTGCGATGAGAGGATATAATCATCGATTGTTTTTGGCGATCCAGATAGCTGATGAGTTGTGCCTCTGTATGGTTGTCAACTGCGGAGAGGACATCGTCCAGTAGCAGCAATGGAGGGTTTCTAAGGAAAAGCCTTGCCAATGCTAATCGCTGTTTTTGACCACCTGAAAGCCGCACGCCTTTCTCTCCAATCTGTGTCTCCCAAGCCCGGTCAAATTCAGTGATGTCTTCATAAATTTGGGCAGCTTGAGCGGCCCTTTGGAGTTCGTTCTGATCAGGAGCCTTTGCAATGCCAAACTTCAAGTTCTCTGAGATGGATGCTGAAAATAGTTGGGCACTTTGCAGGGCATAGGCGATATCCTGGCGCAGGTCTCGGGGTGATATGCCAACGACGTCGCGCCCCTTCCAAAAAATCGTTCCAGGGGGTGGGTCGTAGATTCTCGTGATCAAATTGAAGAGTGTGGACTTCCCTGATCCCACGGAGCCGCAAATCCCAATTTTCTCGCCATCTCGAACCTCTAGGTTGATATCTTCTAGAACAGCTCGCTCATTGCCCTCTTGTCTTGGGTAGCGGTAGCTTAAATCCTGAATTCTCAACAAAATGCTTTCATCGTGGGTTGATTGAGCTTCGCCAGCTGATTCTGAAGGTTCTTCATCAATAGGAGATAATCTTTCGATGGCTGTTTTCGATCTTTGATAAATAGATAGAACGATGCCAAGAGAGGTCAAAGGAAATGCCAAGTAGGCAAGATAAATGTTGAAGGCCAAAAGGTCGCCAACTGTGATTTCACCTTGAAAAACCTGCAAGCCACCATAGGCGATGACCATCATCTGAGATACCCCTGTCAGACTGGTGAGCAGGGGGAAGAATAGTGTTCGAAATGTCACCACGTTCATGTTTGTGGCGTAAACTTTTTCATTTTCTTCATCGACTCGATCTTGGAACGTTTGCTCAGCACCATTGCTTTGAATCACATGTACGTTGGTGAAAGCTTCGGTCACGCGATTGGTAAGGGAGCCGATAGCCTCTTGGTTTTCCCGTGAATAACGAGCCAACCGGGGCATGATAAATTGAGTGATGACCAGCATGAGCGCGATAGGAATCAAACACATCAAGGTGAGCTGGATATGGGCACCTAGCATCTTGAAAATGGTGAATACCGAGAGGAATGCTAGATTCAGGATTTGCAACACTGCAAATGCGAAAAAAACTCGAACCTGACTAAGGTCATTGGAAAGACGCGAGATGAGATCGCCCATCCCAAAACGCTCAAGGAAGAGTTGTGGTAAGGTCATGGCCTTGCCAAATAAGGCCGACTTAGATGTCGCTTCAAGCTTTCGTCCTGGCCAGAAAATTAATATTCGAGACAGGCTTCGAGCGAGAATCTGAAGTCCCCCCAGAAGTACAATAGCAACAGCAAACTGAATCAATTGATCTTGCGAACTACTGACATCATTGAGTCCGTTAACGATGCGTTTAGCAAGTTGGGGAATCTCAAGTGTAATCAGATTTGTTGCGGCTAAAAAAATTGTGCCTACTAAATACCACGGCCACAGATTCAATGCAAATCTTCGCGCAAAACTGGATAGGGTTAGCAAGATGGTGCTCCTTGCTCGAAAAACAGGTCTTCGATCATTTGAATTTTCTGCAAGTAGTCTTGCTGCTTCCATCCATCCAGAGGCGTGAGTTGGCCTTGTCTTAGGACTACTAGATCGTCACAAAGTCTTGCAGTATATGGTGCAATATGGGTGCAAAGAAAGGTTGCTTTGCCTTGCTCTTTACGTTGCTGAATCAAGTTCTGAAGGGCTCGAATGTGATACAGATCTAAGCCTGAAAATGGTTCGTCGAGTATCAAGAGGTCTGGCTCATGGAGCGTTGCCAGCCCAAGGGCGACTCTCTTCTTCATTCCATGAGAACAGGCGGCTAGAGGCTTGTGAGAGAATGAAAGGCAGTCCCAGTATTCCAGTGTTTGATGGCAGAGGGCTTCCGGGTTTTCTAGGCCATACAGGCTGATGCTGTAAGATAGAATTTCTTTTCCAGAAACCCACTTTGGTAGTTCGAGATTTTGCGGTAGGTAACCAACGTGGCGTTTTAGCTCAAATTTATCTGGAGCCATCTTCTGATTATTAAGTTGTATGTCCCCTTCGTCGGACTTTATGTTGCCTGTGATGAGCTGGAAAAGTGTGGTCTTCCCAGCACCATTCTCGCCCATAATACCTATACACTGGCCTTTATTGAGATGGAATTGGATGGGACCAAGGGTAAATTTGCTACTAGGGTAAGTGAGTTTAACATGATCCAGTTGGAGTAGACTTGTCATCGAGAGCCCTCTTACGATTGGTAAAATCCATTTCTTTGATACTGGTTGCTGTAGTAAATAGCGATGGGTACCAGCAATAAGCTAAGCCAATGAGCGAATACCGCAGTGCCTAGAAATAGGCTTACGATGAAGCTGGTAATAAATTGAATTCCAGGGCGTTTCGGGTCTACCTGGAACATAAGCGAGGTGAAGAGGAGCGGGGGAATGCAGCCTACAGCGAGTAGTTTCCATGTTTCAAGGACTAGAATGCCGTTTGCTGTCCAAAGAGACCAAGCAACGGTATTTAAGAGTCCGACTGTGATTCCAAATAATGCTCCGATTATAAAGTAGGCTCTGGTATAGTCCTCGTGAGATATTCCACAATGTCGCTCTAGCCAAGGGTGTTCCATATCGTCCTGAAGCTGAAAAATCATCGCTCCGCAAGCGAGGTAGCCAGACATAAGGGTGCTAAGAACTGCTAGTGAAAACGGTGCACTTTTCCAGGACACGTAGGCAGTTAAAGCGAGAAACAGCGCGCTTGCCCCAAGAGCAATGCGTGTCACACGGTTGCGAAAAAAAATTTGGTGGAGTCGCCAAGAGATGAGGCTTCTCATTCTTGAATCTGCAGAAAATCGGATGGAGCGGTACGTTTTCTCGTGGGCTCTCGGTGACGGCAGTGCAAACCCAAGGAGGCTGATAAAGCTTGTCGAGACCAAGCAGATCGCTAATTCTATAGGCGATGGCCTATAAATGTAGCGAAGCACGATTACCGTAACCAATGATAAGAGTGAAGCTTGGACAAACAGGGTCTTGATGATAATGTAAGCCCGGATGGTTTGAGGGTTCTCACCTAATCGACGGGTCGTCTTTTCCAAACTCTCTTCGTGATGAGCCCAAGATCTGAATGTTTTCATCATATATAACGAGGCAATGCAAAAAAGGAAGTATGAGAAGGCCGCGGCAAACCCAGCCTGGCTAGCGGGAGCGGTGGCTGCAAGCTTTACATTGATAAAGTCTTGAAATATATAGAGGAATAGCAATATGAGAACCAGAGAACAGACACCAATGACGATCTCACGAATCAGATCGTAGCGAATCTTATTCATAAGGGATCGGATAAAGATGACAGATAGTGTCACACTTCGATGCAAGTTCATAAGAACTCCTTAACCAGGTCAGCTTTCTGCTCTGAACAAATCGCGTCTTGCCGAGTGAGCAACTCAAAGATGGCGCTTGCTCATCCTAGCTGAATTCTTGGATAGATAAAATAGGGGAATGGAGCCCTGCTGCTGGAGGCTCTGGTAAAGATGGCCGAATGGCCCAAAAGTGGGGGACAAGGTGGGTATCTGACCCACCATTCCGGGAATGTTCCCCTAGGCAGAGGCGCTAGCCTTACGTCGCGTGGTCTTTCTTTTAGTCGTAGCACGCTTAGCAGCTTTTTTCTTTGCTACTTTTTTGCGAGTCGTTTTCTTCTTTGCGACTTTTTTCTTAGTAGCCTTCTTCTTTGCAACTTTTTTCTTAGTTGTTTTTTTCTTAGCTACCTTCTTTTTCGCGACTTTTTTCTTAGTAGCTTTCTTTCTTGCAACTTTCTTCTTAGTTGCTTTTTTCTTGGCTACCTTCTTTTTCGCAGTCGACTTGCGAGTGGCTTTTTTCTTGGCGGTGGTTTTTTTCGCCGCCTTCTTACGAGTGGCTTTTTTCTTAGCAGTGGTTTTCTTCGCGACTTTTTTCTTTGTCGTCTTCTTTTTTGCGGCAGCTCTCTTAGCTGTTTTCTTCTTAGTTGCTTTCAAGGTTGTCTCCTAACGTTTTCGATCTCTTACTAGTTGCGCAGCAGCGTAATACTAGTGTTACCCAAAAAAATTTTTTTATTCAATCTTTTCCATGAAATTTTTTTTTAAAATGAGCAACTTGTTCAATCGAAAGGTAGGAATTGAGGGTTACTTTAAGCAACCCGCGGACTCAAAAATTGTTTCTAAATTACTTCCATCGCGGACTCGTAACCCATATCGGTAAAGGTTGTTCTTACCGAAGTCTCGTTTTCCCCAAGAAACTTCTAGCTCGATGTGTTGGTTGTGAGTCTTGAGAAATAGAATGTGACCCAAATCCAAAATTAGATCGGTAACAATCCCTAGGCCCTCCGGTGAGATGTCTACGGGTCGGGCGTTGACCTTATCTCCCTGTTGGTTCAATAAAGACCCTGGGAGCAAACCTGTGAGTGCTCGTCTCTGCTTTCGCCTTTTTTCAAGAACAAGGGGACTCCCCATCATTGGCCTCCAAAACCAAAATCTGAGTGTGATTCTTGGTTGAGGCAATCGGAATTCCTTTCAAAACGTTGAGTAATACTGATTTACTCATTGTTTTCAACACTCTAGCGTGTCCTTGGAAATATATGTCAGGGCTTGGCGGGACAAATTTCAAAGTGTGATTAGTCTGCTTGGTAATAGTTGGGGTAGAATTTAAGTAAGAATTCTGTTTCGCAATCGAGTCACCAATGATGGTAGAAGCTAGGAGGGAGGCACCATGATCGCGATATTTCCCGAGATCGCATCAGCAGCTGGCGACAAGCAAATCGAGACAGCGAGCTATTTGGTGCGCAAGTACTTTGGATTGAAACAAGCGTTTAGCCCGACTTTGGATGTTACTGGTCTATGCCGAGCGATTGGCATTCCAGTCGATACTTCCAGTTTTAGTGATTTTGGCGCTCTCGCTGTGAAGGACGAGAAGGGGAGGTTTTCCGCAAAGATCGTCATCAAGAGTTTGGCTAATCCTCTGGAGCAAAACTTTCTGATCGCCCACCTTCTGGGGCATTTCTTTCTTCATGTGCAACCTTATTTAGTTCGCGGTGAATGGCAGAACACTGGCTTCAAGGAAATCTATAATCCTGCACTGAGGTTTCAACAATCCAACTACGATGGCATATTAGAGCCTATGAGATCGATGGAAATCGAAGCGGATCACTTTGCATCGGCAATGCTGTTGCCAAAAGCCATGCTTAAGAAGGCTCTCCAAAAACTCAAGACCATCGATGCCATGGCCCAATTTTTTAATATGAATGGGGCGTTGATCGAAAGGCGACTGGAGTCTTCCGGACTTGTTAGCGAAACCGCGCCTCGTGACTTTAGAAATGCTGAACGGTCCATTCGTGATCAGCAGAGCAGTAAGTCAATGAACTCCCTTGAAATAGCTGCTCCGGATCCTGTGAACGCTTCTCAGAAATCACCCCAAAGTCGCTCCTCAGAGGGGAATTCTGCGGAGCGAGTTAGCCGAACAATGGCCGTGCATGGATATAAAAGGGGTGGCAAAAAAGAAGGAAAGTCACCGAAAGCAATTAGTCAAGGAGAGGGCGACGCGAGTCCTATTGAGGAAAGTTTGAAAATGTTTCGAAAGCTTGCACATCGGCTGGACTCAACTGTTAAATCGGACGACTAGAACTCGACATTCCTTTTGCAAATTCCTCTCAAAATAGCTAGAAATGACCCGGCAATACGCATATTGAATGTCAAACTGGTATGACCGGGGGCACCGTGGCAAACGACAACGGCATCGTTTGGATGCCAAGCGAATCGCGACAAGCAAGCTCGCAGATGGCAAGCTTTAAAGATTATGTGAATGAGGCAGAAGGTATAAACCTTAAGACCTACTGGGACTTGCATCGATGGTCTATTGATGAGTCTGAAGCCTTCTGGCAGCATCTGAGTAATTTTTCCAGAGTCACGTGGCAAAGCCCTTACAAGCGGGCCCTGACTCCAGCACCTGATGGCAATATGTTAGGGGTTAAGTGGTTTGATGGAGGGATGTTAAACTTTGCTGAAAATCTCTTGTCAGGTATGACCTCTAATACCAAGTTAATTTCCGTCGCTGAGGGTACTGAAGATCGGATCTGCTCGAAGGCGGATCTTATAGAAAAGGTGAGAATCTGTGCAGCCCACCTTCGTGAGCAAGGTGTCGGTATCGGCGATCGAGTGGCTGGTGTTCTTCCGAATAGTGACATTGCGATCGTTGGAATGCTAGCGACAGCATCTATTGGAGCGATATGGTCCTCCTGCTCTCCCGACTTTGGGGTTCAAGGAATTGTCGACCGCTTTGCGCAGATTGAGCCAAAGGTTCTTTTTGTTACCGCCTCATATAAATACGGTGGGAAGCTGGTAAATTGTGTGGCAAACGTCGAAGCGTCTCTTGAACAGCTTCCAACAGTGAAGTCAGTTCTGATTGATCCGGGACCTGAAGGATCTGTCTTACAGAAAGCAAGTAAGGCATGGTTATCCTTCGACGATTTGATGGCTCAGGATTATAAGGACGAGCTAATATTTGAACCCATGCCATTTGATGCTCCTCTTTATATTATGTTTTCATCAGGGACCACTGGTGTTCCGAAGTGTATTGTCCACAGTATTGGGGGAACCCTAATCCAGCACAAGAAGGAATTGAGTCTTCATTCCAATCTCAGAGAGGGATCAACCCTTCTTTACTTTACGACCTGTGGCTGGATGATGTGGAACTGGATGGCATCGGCTCTTTCCGTGGGTAGCAACCTTGTCCTATTCGATGGTAGCCCTGCATATCCAGAGGTGTCTCGATTGTGGGAAGTTCTTGCAAAGTACCGCGTGGACACCTTTGGAACGAGTCCTAAGTTTCTTGCAGCCACTGAAAAATCGAGTTTTGTTCCGCACGATAAGTTAGACCTATCCAGCCTGACCTGTCTGCTCTCCACAGGTGCCCCATTGCTTCCTGAGCAATTCGATTGGATTTTAAGCGCCGTTGGAGATGTTCATATAGCTTCTATCAGCGGTGGCACCGATATTATTTCCTGTTTTATGTTAGGCTGTCCCCTACTCCCCGTTTATCGCGGTGAAATCCAAGTTCCTGGGCTTGGAATGGCTGTTGAATGTTGGGTTGATGGTAAGTCTACTACTGGTCAGAAAGGGGAGCTTGTTTGCACGAAACCCTTTCCATCGATGCCGGTAGGCTTTTGGAACGATCCTGACCAAGTGAAGTATCGTGATGCTTACTTTGAGTTCTACCCTGATCAGGAAGTATGGCGTCATGGTGATTACATTGCTGTGAGTGATCATGGGGGGATTACGGTGTTCGGGCGATCAGATGCCACGCTTAATCCTGGAGGCGTTCGAATAGGAACTGCTGAAATCTATCGGGTTGTTGAAAACCTTCCGTTTGTAGAGGATTCCATTGCAGTT from Pseudobacteriovorax antillogorgiicola includes:
- a CDS encoding acetoacetate--CoA ligase, which translates into the protein MASFKDYVNEAEGINLKTYWDLHRWSIDESEAFWQHLSNFSRVTWQSPYKRALTPAPDGNMLGVKWFDGGMLNFAENLLSGMTSNTKLISVAEGTEDRICSKADLIEKVRICAAHLREQGVGIGDRVAGVLPNSDIAIVGMLATASIGAIWSSCSPDFGVQGIVDRFAQIEPKVLFVTASYKYGGKLVNCVANVEASLEQLPTVKSVLIDPGPEGSVLQKASKAWLSFDDLMAQDYKDELIFEPMPFDAPLYIMFSSGTTGVPKCIVHSIGGTLIQHKKELSLHSNLREGSTLLYFTTCGWMMWNWMASALSVGSNLVLFDGSPAYPEVSRLWEVLAKYRVDTFGTSPKFLAATEKSSFVPHDKLDLSSLTCLLSTGAPLLPEQFDWILSAVGDVHIASISGGTDIISCFMLGCPLLPVYRGEIQVPGLGMAVECWVDGKSTTGQKGELVCTKPFPSMPVGFWNDPDQVKYRDAYFEFYPDQEVWRHGDYIAVSDHGGITVFGRSDATLNPGGVRIGTAEIYRVVENLPFVEDSIAVGRQCDGDVEIILFVKAKLDQLGEEEIQNIRQLVRSKLTPRHVPRHVFAVREIPYTRSGKKLEIAVTRVIHGEDVPNQGAIANPSSLLEYKQIANSL
- a CDS encoding ImmA/IrrE family metallo-endopeptidase, which codes for MIAIFPEIASAAGDKQIETASYLVRKYFGLKQAFSPTLDVTGLCRAIGIPVDTSSFSDFGALAVKDEKGRFSAKIVIKSLANPLEQNFLIAHLLGHFFLHVQPYLVRGEWQNTGFKEIYNPALRFQQSNYDGILEPMRSMEIEADHFASAMLLPKAMLKKALQKLKTIDAMAQFFNMNGALIERRLESSGLVSETAPRDFRNAERSIRDQQSSKSMNSLEIAAPDPVNASQKSPQSRSSEGNSAERVSRTMAVHGYKRGGKKEGKSPKAISQGEGDASPIEESLKMFRKLAHRLDSTVKSDD
- a CDS encoding PilZ domain-containing protein → MGSPLVLEKRRKQRRALTGLLPGSLLNQQGDKVNARPVDISPEGLGIVTDLILDLGHILFLKTHNQHIELEVSWGKRDFGKNNLYRYGLRVRDGSNLETIFESAGCLK
- a CDS encoding histidine biosynthesis protein HisIE, yielding MKATKKKTAKRAAAKKKTTKKKVAKKTTAKKKATRKKAAKKTTAKKKATRKSTAKKKVAKKKATKKKVARKKATKKKVAKKKVAKKKTTKKKVAKKKATKKKVAKKKTTRKKVAKKKAAKRATTKRKTTRRKASASA
- a CDS encoding ABC transporter ATP-binding protein, with amino-acid sequence MTSLLQLDHVKLTYPSSKFTLGPIQFHLNKGQCIGIMGENGAGKTTLFQLITGNIKSDEGDIQLNNQKMAPDKFELKRHVGYLPQNLELPKWVSGKEILSYSISLYGLENPEALCHQTLEYWDCLSFSHKPLAACSHGMKKRVALGLATLHEPDLLILDEPFSGLDLYHIRALQNLIQQRKEQGKATFLCTHIAPYTARLCDDLVVLRQGQLTPLDGWKQQDYLQKIQMIEDLFFEQGAPSC
- a CDS encoding ABC transporter ATP-binding protein, producing the protein MLTLSSFARRFALNLWPWYLVGTIFLAATNLITLEIPQLAKRIVNGLNDVSSSQDQLIQFAVAIVLLGGLQILARSLSRILIFWPGRKLEATSKSALFGKAMTLPQLFLERFGMGDLISRLSNDLSQVRVFFAFAVLQILNLAFLSVFTIFKMLGAHIQLTLMCLIPIALMLVITQFIMPRLARYSRENQEAIGSLTNRVTEAFTNVHVIQSNGAEQTFQDRVDEENEKVYATNMNVVTFRTLFFPLLTSLTGVSQMMVIAYGGLQVFQGEITVGDLLAFNIYLAYLAFPLTSLGIVLSIYQRSKTAIERLSPIDEEPSESAGEAQSTHDESILLRIQDLSYRYPRQEGNERAVLEDINLEVRDGEKIGICGSVGSGKSTLFNLITRIYDPPPGTIFWKGRDVVGISPRDLRQDIAYALQSAQLFSASISENLKFGIAKAPDQNELQRAAQAAQIYEDITEFDRAWETQIGEKGVRLSGGQKQRLALARLFLRNPPLLLLDDVLSAVDNHTEAQLISYLDRQKQSMIISSHRTSVLRSCDRVLLLDRGRIIDQGDFDFLAAKHPHIKEDTHES